The window GCAAGCCAAGCGTGACACATTGGCTCGAGGATCGAGTTCATTCCATTCAGGCCGGATGCCGCTTCGAATCACAATGCATCCAATCGAATTACATGTCATCATCGCTCGAGTCCGCCGTTGCTCAAATTGCTGGCACGCGTTGTTTGGTCACTGGCGCCGCGGGATTCATCGGTTCGCAAATGGTTGAGCGGTTGCTCGATGCCGGAGCGGAAGTGGTCGCGTTGGACAACCTCAGCACCGGATTCAAGCATAACCTGACGCCATTTTTGGAAGGTCCGCAACGGGATCGTCTGACCTTTGTCGAAGGTGACGCCGCAGACCGGGCGTGTGTGCAACGGTCAGTGGAAGGCGTGGACCACATTTTTCACTTCGCAGCGATGGCCAGTGTGCCGCGCAGCATGCGAGAGCCCGGCATGTGCCATGACTGGACCACCACCAGCACCGTTGAGTTGCTGGCCGCCGGTTCTGCCGCGGGTGTGAAGCGTTTCGTTTTGTCGTCTACCAGCGCCGTTTATGGCAACTCACCGTATGTTGCCAAACGCGAAGACGATATGCCCGCGCCATTGTCGCCATACGCTGCCGCGAAGTTGTCCTCCGAGAACTACTGCCAAGTCTTTCAACGTGAGTTTCCAATCGAGACCGTCGTGTTGCGATACTTCAACGTCTTTGGTCCGCGGCAAGACCCGAAGAGCGAGTACAGCGCTGTGATCCCTCGTTTTGTCTCGATGATTCTCAGCGGCGAACGCCCTGTCATTTACGGCGACGGTCAGCAATCTCGCGATTTTGTGTTTGTTCGTGATGTTGCCAATGCGAACATGTTGGCGGCAACTGTTGCTGACGCGGCCGGCGGAATCTTCAATGTCGGCCGAGGACAGCGAACCACGTTGCTGGAGTTGCTCGACACTCTACGTGAACTGCTAGAGGGTGACATTCAACCAATTCA of the Rhodopirellula baltica SH 1 genome contains:
- a CDS encoding SDR family oxidoreductase, producing the protein MSSSLESAVAQIAGTRCLVTGAAGFIGSQMVERLLDAGAEVVALDNLSTGFKHNLTPFLEGPQRDRLTFVEGDAADRACVQRSVEGVDHIFHFAAMASVPRSMREPGMCHDWTTTSTVELLAAGSAAGVKRFVLSSTSAVYGNSPYVAKREDDMPAPLSPYAAAKLSSENYCQVFQREFPIETVVLRYFNVFGPRQDPKSEYSAVIPRFVSMILSGERPVIYGDGQQSRDFVFVRDVANANMLAATVADAAGGIFNVGRGQRTTLLELLDTLRELLEGDIQPIHEPPRAGDVRDSLADTNQIRSRLGFEPTVDMTEGLRQSIEYYRGLCSPT